The Quadrisphaera sp. DSM 44207 genome window below encodes:
- a CDS encoding NAD-dependent protein deacetylase encodes MAGADGATQRDLEQLTGLVAAGRVLVLSGAGMSTGSGIPDYRGPTGALRRHTPMTYQEFIGDREARRRYWARGFVGWRQVAAARPNPAHEAVAALQERGLVGTVVTQNVDGLHQAAGSPLVVELHGALDRVVCLDCGALLPRAQLDRRLRAANAEFDARAAELVAGRQVNPDGDVELPEDVVRCFQVVPCPVCEGGVLKPDVVFFGESVPRERVRRCFDLLASARSLLVLGSSLTVMSGYRFVRAAAKAGQPVAVVNAGATRGDGEASLKVDAPLAPTLQAVLAALDGSGAEGGGAVEGGEAVEGGRGVGRPGRGAVLAG; translated from the coding sequence GTGGCGGGGGCGGACGGCGCGACGCAGCGCGATCTGGAGCAGCTGACCGGGCTCGTCGCCGCCGGCCGCGTCCTCGTCCTCTCGGGAGCCGGCATGTCGACCGGCTCCGGCATCCCGGACTACCGCGGCCCGACCGGCGCGCTGCGACGCCACACGCCCATGACGTACCAGGAGTTCATCGGCGACCGCGAGGCGCGGCGGCGGTACTGGGCGCGCGGGTTCGTCGGCTGGCGCCAGGTCGCCGCCGCCCGCCCCAACCCGGCCCACGAGGCGGTCGCCGCGCTGCAGGAGCGGGGCCTCGTCGGCACGGTGGTCACCCAGAACGTCGACGGGCTCCACCAGGCCGCGGGGTCGCCGCTCGTGGTGGAGCTGCACGGCGCGCTCGACCGCGTCGTCTGCCTCGACTGCGGCGCTCTGCTGCCGCGCGCGCAGCTGGACCGGCGCCTGCGCGCGGCGAACGCCGAGTTCGACGCCCGCGCGGCCGAGCTGGTCGCGGGCCGGCAGGTCAACCCGGACGGCGACGTGGAGCTGCCCGAGGACGTCGTGCGCTGCTTCCAGGTGGTGCCGTGCCCGGTGTGCGAGGGCGGCGTGCTCAAGCCCGACGTCGTCTTCTTCGGCGAGAGCGTGCCGCGCGAGCGGGTGCGGCGCTGCTTCGACCTGCTGGCCTCGGCGCGCTCGCTGCTGGTCCTGGGCTCGTCCCTGACGGTGATGAGCGGGTACCGGTTCGTGCGGGCGGCGGCGAAGGCGGGGCAGCCGGTGGCCGTCGTCAACGCCGGCGCCACCCGCGGGGACGGCGAGGCGAGCCTGAAGGTCGACGCGCCGCTGGCCCCGACGCTGCAGGCGGTGCTGGCGGCGCTCGACGGCTCGGGTGCTGAGGGCGGCGGGGCAGTCGAGGGCGGCGAGGCAGTTGAGGGCGGCAGAGGCGTCGGGCGGCCCGGGCGCGGCGCCGTCCTCGCCGGCTGA